One part of the Ursus arctos isolate Adak ecotype North America unplaced genomic scaffold, UrsArc2.0 scaffold_14, whole genome shotgun sequence genome encodes these proteins:
- the MPND gene encoding MPN domain-containing protein isoform X2, with protein MAAPEPLSPAGGAGEEAPDEDEDEAEAEDPERPAGAGGARSGAGGGGGGGGGGSGGGGGCGAGAGAAGCGGPGGALTRRAVTLRVLLKDALLEPGAGVLSIYYLGKKFMGDLQPDGRIVWQETGQVFNSPSAWATHCKKLVNPAKKSGCGWASVKYKGQKLDKYKAAWLRRHQLHIPTAAADESPASEGEEEELLIEEEEEEVLAGVSTEDKSRRPPVKGPVEPAHPEAVPPGKRLENKIRAPVRYCMLGSRDSARNPHTLVEVTSFAAINKFQPFNVAISSNVLFLLDFHSHLTRSEVVGYLGGRWDINSQMLTVLRAFPCRSRLGDADMAATMEEEIYQSLLLRGLSLVGWYHSHPHSPALPSLQDIDSQMDYQLRLQGSSNGFQPCLALLCSPYYTGNPGPESKISPFWVMPPPEQRPSDYGIPMDVEMAYVQDNFLTNDILHEMMLLVEFYKGAPDLVRFQEPWSQEHTYLDKLKLSLASRTPEDQGLGHALEQVYSLLKQGSGGTASEGLGALLVGL; from the exons ATGGCAG CTCCGGAGCCGCTGTCCccggcgggcggcgcgggcgAGGAGGCGCCGGACGAGGATGAGGACGAGGCGGAGGCCGAGGACCCCGAGCGGCCGGCTGGAGCGGGGGGCGCGCGCAGCGGAGCcggcggaggcggaggcggcggcggcggcggcagcggaggaggaggaggatgcgGGGCCGGAGCCGGGGCGGCGGGCTGCGGCGGGCCGGGGGGCGCGCTCACTAGGCGCGCGGTCACGCTGAGGGTGCTCCTCAAAGACGCGCTGTTGGAGCCGGGCGCCGGGGTGCTGTCCATCTACTACCTG GGGAAGAAGTTCATGGGGGACCTGCAGCCCGATGGGAGGATCGTGTGGCAGGAAACGGGGCAGGTGTTCAACTCACCCAGCGCCTGGGCCACGCACTGCAAAAAGCTGGTGAACCCGGCCAAGAAGTCCGGCTGTGGCTGGGCCTCTGTCAAGTACAAGGGCCAGAAACTGGACAAGTACAAGGCAGCCTGGCTCCGGCGACACCAGCTCCACATTCCCACAGCTGCTGCCGATGAG agCCCGGCCagtgaaggggaggaggaggagctgttgatagaggaagaagaggaggaggttCTGGCAGGGGTCTCCACGGAGGACAAGAGTCGGAGACCACCTGTGAAGGGGCCTGTGGAGCCTGCCCACCCAG AGGCTGTGCCCCCCGGGAAGCGGTTGGAAAACAAGATCCGGGCGCCTGTGCGTTACTGCATGTTGGGCAGTCGTGACTCGGCCAG GAACCCCCACACCCTGGTGGAAGTAACATCGTTTGCTGCCATCAACAAGTTCCAGCCGTTCAACGTGGCCATCTCCAGCAACGTGCTGTTCCTGCTG GACTTCCACAGCCACCTGACTCGCAGCGAGGTCGTGGGGTACCTGGGGGGCCGCTGGGACATCAACAGCCAGA TGCTCACTGTGCTAAGAGCCTTCCCCTGTCGGAGCCGGCTGGGGGACGCGGATATGGCCGCCACCATGGAAGAGGAG ATCTACCAGAGCCTGCTTCTGCGGGGCCTGTCCCTGGTGGGGTGGTACCACAGCCACCCGCACAGCCCCGCGCTGCCGTCGCTGCAGGACATCGACTCGCAGATGGACTACCAGCTGCGGCTGCAGGGCTCCAGCAATGGCTTccagccctgcctggccctgcTCTGCT CGCCTTACTACACCGGCAATCCGGGGCCCGAGTCCAAGATCTCACCCTTCTGGGTGATGCCGCCCCCTGAG CAAAGGCCCAGTGACTACGGCATCCCCATGGACGTGGAGATGGCCTATGTCCAGGACAACTTTCTGACTAACGACATCCTGCATGAGATG ATGCTGCTGGTGGAGTTCTACAAGGGCGCCCCTGACCTCGTGAGGTTCCAGGAGCCCTGGAGCCAGGAGCACACGTACCTCGACAAGCTGAAG CTCTCCCTGGCCAGCAGGACACCCGAAGACCAGGGCCTGGGCCACGCGCTGGAGCAGGTCTACAGCCTTCTTAAACAAGGGAGCGGAGGCACTGCCTCTGAGGGCCTGGGGGCCCTCTTGGTTGGACTCTGA
- the SH3GL1 gene encoding endophilin-A2, translated as MSVAGLKKQFYKASQLVSEKVGGAEGTKLDEDFKEMEKKVDVTSKAVTEVLARTIEYLQPNPASRAKLTMLNTVSKIRGQVKNPGYPQSEGLLGECMIRHGKELGGESNFGDALLDAGESMKRLAEVKDSLDIEVKQNFIDPLQNLCDKDLKEIQHHLKKLEGRRLDFDYKKKRQGRIPDEELRQALEKFEESKEVAETSMHNLLETDIEQVSQLCALVDAQLDYHRQAVQILDELADKLKRRMREASSRPKREYKPKPREPFDLGEPEQSNGGFPCATAPKITPSSSFRSSDKPIRTPSRSMPPLDQPSCKALYDFEPENAGELGFHEGDVITLTNQIDENWYEGMLHGQSGFFPLSYVEVLVPLPQ; from the exons CTGGTCAGTGAGAAGGTCGGAGGGGCCGAAGGGACCAAGCTTGATGAAGACTTCAAAGAGATGGAGAAG AAGGTGGATGTCACCAGCAAGGCTGTGACAGAAGTGCTGGCCAGAACCATTGAGTACCTGCAGCCCAACCCAG CTTCACGGGCCAAGCTGACGATGCTCAACACGGTGTCCAAGATCCGGGGGCAGGTGAAGAACCCTGGCTACCCACAGTCCGAGGGCCTGCTGGGCGAGTGCATGATCCGCCATGGGAAGGAGCTGGGCGGCGAGTCCAACTTCG GGGATGCCCTGCTGGATGCGGGGGAGTCCATGAAGCGCCTGGCAGAGGTGAAGGATTCTCTGGACATAGAGGTCAAGCAGAACTTCATTGACCCCCTGCAGAACTTGTGTGACAAGGACCTGAAGGAGATCCAG CACCACCTGAAGAAGCTGGAGGGCCGCCGCCTGGACTTCGACTACAAGAAGAAGCGACAGGGCAGGATCCCCGATGAGGAGCTGCGCCAGGCCCTGGAGAAGTTTGAGGAGTCCAAGGAGGTGGCCGAGACCAGCATGCACAACCTCCTGGAGACCGAT ATCGAGCAGGTGAGCCAGCTCTGCGCGCTGGTGGACGCCCAGCTCGACTACCACCGGCAGGCCGTGCAGATCCTGGACGAGCTGGCCGACAAGCTCAAGCGAAG GATGCGGGAAGCCTCCTCTCGTCCCAAGCGGGAATACAAGCCCAAGCCTCGGGAGCCCTTCGACCTTGGAGAGCCTGAGCAGTCCAACGGGGGCTTCCCTTGTGCCACGGCCCCCAAAATCACAC CTTCGTCATCTTTCCGGTCTTCCGACAAGCCCATCCGGACCCCCAGCAGGAGCATGC caccccTGGACCAGCCGAGCTGCAAAGCACTGTACGACTTTGAGCCCGAGAACGCCGGGGAGCTGGGCTTCCACGAGGGTGACGTCATCACGCTGACCAACCAGATCGACGAGAACTGGTACGAGGGCATGCTCCATGGCCAGTCGGGCTTCTTCCCCCTCAGCTACGTGGAGGTGCTGGTGCCCCTGCCGCAGTGA
- the MPND gene encoding MPN domain-containing protein isoform X1, which yields MAAPEPLSPAGGAGEEAPDEDEDEAEAEDPERPAGAGGARSGAGGGGGGGGGGSGGGGGCGAGAGAAGCGGPGGALTRRAVTLRVLLKDALLEPGAGVLSIYYLGKKFMGDLQPDGRIVWQETGQVFNSPSAWATHCKKLVNPAKKSGCGWASVKYKGQKLDKYKAAWLRRHQLHIPTAAADESPASEGEEEELLIEEEEEEVLAGVSTEDKSRRPPVKGPVEPAHPEAVPPGKRLENKIRAPVRYCMLGSRDSARNPHTLVEVTSFAAINKFQPFNVAISSNVLFLLDFHSHLTRSEVVGYLGGRWDINSQMLTVLRAFPCRSRLGDADMAATMEEEIYQSLLLRGLSLVGWYHSHPHSPALPSLQDIDSQMDYQLRLQGSSNGFQPCLALLCSPYYTGNPGPESKISPFWVMPPPEQRPSDYGIPMDVEMAYVQDNFLTNDILHEMMLLVEFYKGAPDLVRFQEPWSQEHTYLDKLKPCSFQLSLASRTPEDQGLGHALEQVYSLLKQGSGGTASEGLGALLVGL from the exons ATGGCAG CTCCGGAGCCGCTGTCCccggcgggcggcgcgggcgAGGAGGCGCCGGACGAGGATGAGGACGAGGCGGAGGCCGAGGACCCCGAGCGGCCGGCTGGAGCGGGGGGCGCGCGCAGCGGAGCcggcggaggcggaggcggcggcggcggcggcagcggaggaggaggaggatgcgGGGCCGGAGCCGGGGCGGCGGGCTGCGGCGGGCCGGGGGGCGCGCTCACTAGGCGCGCGGTCACGCTGAGGGTGCTCCTCAAAGACGCGCTGTTGGAGCCGGGCGCCGGGGTGCTGTCCATCTACTACCTG GGGAAGAAGTTCATGGGGGACCTGCAGCCCGATGGGAGGATCGTGTGGCAGGAAACGGGGCAGGTGTTCAACTCACCCAGCGCCTGGGCCACGCACTGCAAAAAGCTGGTGAACCCGGCCAAGAAGTCCGGCTGTGGCTGGGCCTCTGTCAAGTACAAGGGCCAGAAACTGGACAAGTACAAGGCAGCCTGGCTCCGGCGACACCAGCTCCACATTCCCACAGCTGCTGCCGATGAG agCCCGGCCagtgaaggggaggaggaggagctgttgatagaggaagaagaggaggaggttCTGGCAGGGGTCTCCACGGAGGACAAGAGTCGGAGACCACCTGTGAAGGGGCCTGTGGAGCCTGCCCACCCAG AGGCTGTGCCCCCCGGGAAGCGGTTGGAAAACAAGATCCGGGCGCCTGTGCGTTACTGCATGTTGGGCAGTCGTGACTCGGCCAG GAACCCCCACACCCTGGTGGAAGTAACATCGTTTGCTGCCATCAACAAGTTCCAGCCGTTCAACGTGGCCATCTCCAGCAACGTGCTGTTCCTGCTG GACTTCCACAGCCACCTGACTCGCAGCGAGGTCGTGGGGTACCTGGGGGGCCGCTGGGACATCAACAGCCAGA TGCTCACTGTGCTAAGAGCCTTCCCCTGTCGGAGCCGGCTGGGGGACGCGGATATGGCCGCCACCATGGAAGAGGAG ATCTACCAGAGCCTGCTTCTGCGGGGCCTGTCCCTGGTGGGGTGGTACCACAGCCACCCGCACAGCCCCGCGCTGCCGTCGCTGCAGGACATCGACTCGCAGATGGACTACCAGCTGCGGCTGCAGGGCTCCAGCAATGGCTTccagccctgcctggccctgcTCTGCT CGCCTTACTACACCGGCAATCCGGGGCCCGAGTCCAAGATCTCACCCTTCTGGGTGATGCCGCCCCCTGAG CAAAGGCCCAGTGACTACGGCATCCCCATGGACGTGGAGATGGCCTATGTCCAGGACAACTTTCTGACTAACGACATCCTGCATGAGATG ATGCTGCTGGTGGAGTTCTACAAGGGCGCCCCTGACCTCGTGAGGTTCCAGGAGCCCTGGAGCCAGGAGCACACGTACCTCGACAAGCTGAAG CCTTGCTCGTTTCAGCTCTCCCTGGCCAGCAGGACACCCGAAGACCAGGGCCTGGGCCACGCGCTGGAGCAGGTCTACAGCCTTCTTAAACAAGGGAGCGGAGGCACTGCCTCTGAGGGCCTGGGGGCCCTCTTGGTTGGACTCTGA